In Myxococcus xanthus, the genomic window CCCCTGCTCAAGGAATGGAGAACGCTGCGCGGCAAGAGCCAGTTGGCCCTGTCGCTGGAGGCGCAGGTATCGGCGCGCCACCTGTCATTTCTGGAGTCGGGCCGCTCCGGGGCCAGTCAGGAACTGGTGCTGCGGCTGGCGGAGGCCTTGGGGCTGGGGTTGAGAGACCGCAACGCCCTGCTGGTGGCGGCGGGGTTCGCGCCTCAGTTCGGCGAGCGCGGCTGGCACAGCGCGGAGCTGGCGGAGGTCCGGCGGGCCGCGGGACTCATCCTCGCGTCGCATGAGCCGTATCCCGCCATCGTGGTGGATTCGTCCTCGACGGTGCTCGAGGCGAATGCAGGCGCGCTCGCGATGATGGGGCAGCCGCGTGAGGCGCTCGGACAGGTCAACCTGATGGACCTCGTCTTCGTGCCCGGGCCCGTGCGCTCGGCCATTGGCAACTGGGAGGAGATTGCCGGGTATCTGCTCCACCGGCTGCGGGAGGGCGCTCGCATGCGGGGCCCCCGCTCACCCGTGGCATCAGTCCTAGCCCATGTCCTGGCGCAGCCAGGTGTCGAGGCGTTGACCGCGCTGCGGCCCGCCAACGCCGGCTCCGTGCTGGTGCCCTTGACCTTCACCCGCGATGGCGCGACGACGCACTGGTACACCACGCTCACCAGCTTCGGCGCCCCCCAGGATGCCCTGGTGGAGGAAATCACCATCGAGCAGTTCCACCCGATGTGATGGAAGCGTGGCGCGGGCCCGTCATGGGAGGACGAAGTCGCGGGGCTTCAGCGGCTCGGGCTGCGGTTCGCCCAGCGCCTCCATCAGGTTCATCTCCACGCTGCGCGCCATCGCCAGCAAGGAGAGGTCGTTGGGCTCCGTGCCGAAGGGCTCCTCCAGTTCGTCGCTCAGCCGGTCGAGCCCGAAGAAGGTGTAGGCAATCATCGCCGCGAGCCAGGGCGTGAACCAGCCCAGCGCCTCCGCGAGACCAAAGGGCAGCAGCAGGCAGAACAGGTAGGCGGTGCGGTGCAGCAGCACCGTGTACGTGAAGGGCAGGGGCGTGAAGCGGATGCGCTCACACGCGGAGAGCACGTTCATCAAGCCATGGACGTGCGTCCGCAGCTCGCTCCAGGTGATGTCGGTGAGATGCTTCTCCCGGAGGAGCGTGGCCAGCTCCCGGTCGTGCTCCCGAAGCAGGGCGTTGGGGCGGTTCTGGCTGGCCAGTACGCGCGAGGCCTCCGGCTCCGGCAGCAGGCGGCTGATGTCCTCCCGGGCGTCGTTCCCGCGCAGGTGCGCGACCATCGCGTGGGCGAAGGCGATGTTCCGCCTCGCCAACCTGCGCGCCGCCTCCTTCGCTCCGCTGCTGTCGTCCCCCAGGAGCGCGATGGCCTCATGGGAGAATGAACGCAGTTCAATGATGAGCGCGCCCCAGTGCTTCCGGGCCTCCCACCACCGGTCGTAGCAGGCGTTGTTCCGGAACCCGAGGAAGATGGAGAGCGCGATGCCCAGCAGGGACAGCGGCGCCGGCGAGGAGATCTGCAGATCCAGATAGCCTTGCCGGTACGCCCAGACGACGAGCGCGGAGAGTGCCGCGATGCCCAGGACGTGGGGCAGGACGCGCGGGAGGATGGTCCCGCGCACGACGAAGAGGAGCCGAAGCGAGCTGAGGCGAGGACGGACAATCACGGGCAGGGACCTTCCTGCGCCAAATGCCTCCGGGTCGCAAGCGCTCCTCTTGGCGGGCTGTTGTGGTGATTAGGGGGAGCGGGGCCCGCTGGTAAGCGTGTGCCACTGCCCGTCGTGAATCCGCCCGATGGTGTGGTCCGCGAACGACCAGACGCCGTCGGAGGCGCCCCGCAGCACGGTGAACTGCAACGGCGCTCCTTTCGGGAGTCCCAGGGGGCGCAGCGCCTGGCCGGACGCATGGTCGATGCCGGCGAGATGCGCGACGTAGAGCGTCCCCTGGTGGCTCGCGATGCCCCAGTAGTCACGGTCCCCGTCGAAGGGCGTGAGGTCGCTCCATTCGTCTCCGCTGCCCGTCATCACAGCTCCGCTCTTCCCGCAGATGGCGTAGCCCTGTTCCAGCTTGCAGATGGCGGTCAGTTCGGTGTGGATCGGCAGCGGCAGTACCTGCCACGTGCTTCCATTGAAGTGGGCGGCGTATCCATCGGAGGCCACCGCGATGAAGTCCTCGCGGCTGTTGCCGGCGAGGTCTTCGATGGTGACGGCTTCTCCGTCCACCGTCAGTGGCGGAAGGGGTTCGAAGCTTTCGTCGCGCAGCCAGTACACCTGGCCCACGGAGCCGGCGCAGAGCACGTCTCCGCCGAGCACGCGAAGGCGGCGCAGCGGGCCCTTGTCGTGGACCGCCCCGTTGGTGAAGAGCTTGCGCGATGCACGGAGTTCATCCCGCGTCTTGGGCGTCTTCCAGTCGAAGCGGACGACGGTGCCGTTCTCTCCCAGGACGTAGGCCTCTCCGCCCGGAGTGGCGTCCACCGACAGGATGGCCTCATTGGAGAGGCTGAACTCCAGCCATTCACCGTCGTGCCGGACGCCTACGCGGTTCTTGGGCGCGTCCTCGTCATCGCCCACGGTGCAGGCCGCGATGACCACTCCCGGCGCCGGGCTGACGCCCTCCTGGATGAAGGCGTCCTGAAGGAACTCGGCATCGGTGATTCCAGACATGGCGACGACTTTCTCGTGCGGCGGCCCCGCCCGGGATGGATGGGTCGAGGCGGAGCCGCTGCGTTGTAGGTCGCCGAACGTATCACCCGAGGTGGACTCAGGGGCCCGTGAGAACCGCGGGCCCGCCTGAGTCAGGGACGCACTTCGGTTCTGCGGTGAATCCCCATGTCCGTCCTCGGCGTGGTGGTCGTGGTGGCTCCCAGGCTCTTCTTCCAGGGGAAGGTGAGTGCCAGCGCGACGCCCGACAGACCCACGATGGAGTAGATGAGGCGGCTGAGCGCGCTCATCGCCGTCCGTGTCTCGCCGCCGAACAGCGCGTTCACGAGGTTCCAATTGAAGAAGCCAATCAGGCCCCAGTTGATGGCGCCGATGATGGCCAGGACGGCCATCGCCTTGGCGAGCCCTCCTCTGGTTCGGTCCGCGTCCGCTCGTTCCATGGCTCGTATCCTTGGCTAGGTGTGTTCCACCCGTGCAGGTGGGTGATGCCTCTTGGATAAGGTGTTGCCTGGACGCGTCCTGGCTACTCCACTGGCATCGATTGTCCGGCTCGGTGCTCCGGACGCCATGCGGCTCAGCGGGAGTGGGTGTCCGCCAGTCGCTCGGGAATGCGCGCGACGAGGAGGTCGATGGCCGCGCGCACCTTCGAGGTCAGGTGTTTGCTCTGAGGCCACACCGCGTAGATTTCGTTGCCATAGGGGCGCTGCGTTTCCAGTACTTCGACGAGTCTTCCGCTGCTCAGGTGCTCGGCGATGAGCCAGCGAGGAAGCCACGCCAGCCCGGCCCCCTGCACCGCGGCGTCCATGATGGTCTCCACGTCGTCGAAGCGCAGGCGCGCCTGGACGGCGATGCGCTGCTCGCCGCCTTGTCCGTCCGGGAATCGCCAGGGCTTGTTGACGCCGTTGCGGCCGTAGACGACCGCGTCGTGCTCGCCCAGGTCTTCAAGTGTCTTCGGGCGGCCGTGGCGCTTCAGGTAGCCGGGCGCGGCGCAGACGGACATCGTCTGGACGCCCAGCCGGCGCGCCGTCAGTCCCGCGTGGTCCGCCAGTGGCGCGACGCGGAGGGCCAGGTCGTAGCCTTCCTCGACGAGGTCGACCATCCGGTCGCTGAAGGCGATTTCCAGCTCCAATCCCGGATGCTGGAGGACCAGCTCGCGCAGCAGCGGCGCGGCGCAGTGCCGGCCGAACATCACGGGAGCGCTGACGCGCAGGCGGCCCGTGGGCGCGCGCCGTCCAGAGTCCAGCGCCGTCTCCGCCGCCTCGAGCTCCGCCAATGCGCGCACGCATCGTTCGTAGAAGGCCTGGCCGTCCTCGGTGAGGCCCTGCCGGCGCGTGGTGCGCTGGAACAGCCGGGTCTCCAGACGCTCCTCCAGCCGCGCGATGCTCTTCCCCACGGCCGAGCGCGAGAGTCCCATGCGCTCCGCGGCGAGCGCGAAGCTCCCTGCCTCCACGGCCTGGACAAAGGCGAAGACGCCCCCAAGGCGGTCCCTCATGACGCTGCTCCCATTGGTGCCTGCGTGTCTCCAGTGACTCGACAAAGTGTCGCCACTGGCGACGCTGCTTCGTCCGTATAGCTCCCGCATCACTTTCATGCAGGACGCGGAGCGGACGATGGGCGCAACGATGAAGCGTTGGCAGGCGAAGCAGGCGGGACGGGGGCACCTGGAACTGGCGGAGGTGGCGATTCCCGCTCCGGGTGCCGGTGAGGTGTTGATTCGCGTGTCGGCGGTTTCCCTCAACTACCGCGAGAAGCTGATGCTCGACGGGGGGGGCTACCTGACGGCGCACCAGCCCTTCACGCCGGCTTCGGACATGGCGGGCGTGGTGGTCGCGGCGGGCGCGGGCGTGCAGCGCTTCAAGGAAGGGGCGCGCGTCATCGCCAACTTTCAGACGGACTGGGTGGACGGGCCCGTGCCGCGTGGGACGGTGCGCAGCCTGGGCGGAAACGCGCCGGGCGTGCTGGCCGAGTACGTCGTCATGCCGGAGCAGTGGCTGGTGGCGTCTCCCGAAACACTCGATGACGTGCAGGCGAGCACGCTGCCGTGCGCCGGCCTCACCGCTTGGACGTCCCTGGTGGAGCTGGGCGGGCTGCGTCCGGGGCACACCGTGGTGACGCAGGGCACGGGCGGCGTGTCCCTGTTCGCGGTGCAGCTTGCCGCCGCCATGGGCGCGGAGGTCATCGTGCTCTCGGGGGACGAGGACAAGCTGGCCCGCGTGAAGGCCCTGGGCGCCGCGCACGGCATCCATCGTCGCCACACCCCGGAGTGGCACACGGCGGTGCTCGAGCTGACGCGAG contains:
- a CDS encoding helix-turn-helix domain-containing protein; this translates as MIGPLLKEWRTLRGKSQLALSLEAQVSARHLSFLESGRSGASQELVLRLAEALGLGLRDRNALLVAAGFAPQFGERGWHSAELAEVRRAAGLILASHEPYPAIVVDSSSTVLEANAGALAMMGQPREALGQVNLMDLVFVPGPVRSAIGNWEEIAGYLLHRLREGARMRGPRSPVASVLAHVLAQPGVEALTALRPANAGSVLVPLTFTRDGATTHWYTTLTSFGAPQDALVEEITIEQFHPM
- a CDS encoding bestrophin family protein, with translation MIVRPRLSSLRLLFVVRGTILPRVLPHVLGIAALSALVVWAYRQGYLDLQISSPAPLSLLGIALSIFLGFRNNACYDRWWEARKHWGALIIELRSFSHEAIALLGDDSSGAKEAARRLARRNIAFAHAMVAHLRGNDAREDISRLLPEPEASRVLASQNRPNALLREHDRELATLLREKHLTDITWSELRTHVHGLMNVLSACERIRFTPLPFTYTVLLHRTAYLFCLLLPFGLAEALGWFTPWLAAMIAYTFFGLDRLSDELEEPFGTEPNDLSLLAMARSVEMNLMEALGEPQPEPLKPRDFVLP
- a CDS encoding DUF378 domain-containing protein — translated: MERADADRTRGGLAKAMAVLAIIGAINWGLIGFFNWNLVNALFGGETRTAMSALSRLIYSIVGLSGVALALTFPWKKSLGATTTTTPRTDMGIHRRTEVRP
- a CDS encoding LysR family transcriptional regulator, with the translated sequence MRDRLGGVFAFVQAVEAGSFALAAERMGLSRSAVGKSIARLEERLETRLFQRTTRRQGLTEDGQAFYERCVRALAELEAAETALDSGRRAPTGRLRVSAPVMFGRHCAAPLLRELVLQHPGLELEIAFSDRMVDLVEEGYDLALRVAPLADHAGLTARRLGVQTMSVCAAPGYLKRHGRPKTLEDLGEHDAVVYGRNGVNKPWRFPDGQGGEQRIAVQARLRFDDVETIMDAAVQGAGLAWLPRWLIAEHLSSGRLVEVLETQRPYGNEIYAVWPQSKHLTSKVRAAIDLLVARIPERLADTHSR
- a CDS encoding zinc-dependent alcohol dehydrogenase family protein, giving the protein MKRWQAKQAGRGHLELAEVAIPAPGAGEVLIRVSAVSLNYREKLMLDGGGYLTAHQPFTPASDMAGVVVAAGAGVQRFKEGARVIANFQTDWVDGPVPRGTVRSLGGNAPGVLAEYVVMPEQWLVASPETLDDVQASTLPCAGLTAWTSLVELGGLRPGHTVVTQGTGGVSLFAVQLAAAMGAEVIVLSGDEDKLARVKALGAAHGIHRRHTPEWHTAVLELTRGAGADHILELVGGDNLGRSVKALASDGRVSLIGVFEGFESRFPVQPLFMSSGVIQGIFVGHRRGLENLVRAVDRLALKPVVDTVYSLDALPTALEHLDRGPFGKLVITA